A genomic stretch from Shewanella woodyi ATCC 51908 includes:
- a CDS encoding sulfatase — protein MKKHYPLLLVSLVSFCAFADSKPELQLEKSSNGADQNVLVLLIDDLGWTDLGAYGSQYYESPNIDALASQSRLYTQAYSSSPVCSPSRAALMTGKHPSKLKITTHFPGYKAKSPKLKEPWKADHLALTELTLAEAFKSQGYETFFAGKWHMGGEGYLPTDQGFDINIGGMHRGSPPGGYYDPYKNPNLPNRNKGEHLTKRLTDETIDFLSQKHEKPFFALLSYYGVHTPLQAGPDKLAYFKEKTNTVAGEKAFLIDKGHQSRTQINQVDANYASMIWAVDKSVGRILESLEKQGLDKNTLVVLTSDNGGFSTRHQGDERVTSTANLPLRSGKGWVYEGGVRIPLLIHQPGQQIQSQHDTLTTSADLYPTLANVAGAKIPEGIDGSDIFLLDEEPELAKQRVIVWHHPHYHGSGNKPSAAIRVGDWKLLHFYEQDRVELYNLSNDIAEQVNLEQLEPKRRAHLLALLDEWYRDNDIEQVSLLE, from the coding sequence ATGAAGAAACACTATCCTCTTTTATTAGTAAGCCTTGTCAGCTTCTGTGCGTTTGCTGACTCTAAACCTGAATTGCAACTTGAGAAGTCATCTAATGGCGCTGATCAAAACGTGCTTGTCCTGCTGATAGATGATCTTGGATGGACAGATTTGGGCGCCTATGGCAGTCAATATTACGAGTCTCCAAACATAGATGCTTTAGCATCACAGAGTCGGCTCTATACTCAAGCTTACTCCTCATCCCCTGTTTGTTCTCCCTCTCGTGCAGCCTTAATGACGGGAAAACACCCCAGTAAACTCAAAATTACGACCCATTTTCCAGGTTATAAAGCTAAGTCTCCTAAGTTGAAGGAACCGTGGAAAGCAGATCACTTGGCATTAACTGAACTCACCTTAGCCGAAGCCTTTAAATCCCAAGGCTACGAGACTTTTTTTGCGGGGAAGTGGCATATGGGAGGTGAGGGCTACCTACCGACAGATCAAGGTTTTGATATCAATATTGGTGGCATGCATCGTGGCTCTCCACCTGGTGGGTATTATGATCCCTATAAAAACCCTAATCTTCCGAATCGTAACAAAGGTGAGCACCTGACTAAGCGGCTGACCGATGAAACCATAGACTTTTTATCTCAAAAGCATGAGAAACCTTTTTTTGCCCTCTTGTCATATTACGGGGTGCATACTCCCCTGCAGGCGGGGCCTGATAAGTTGGCTTACTTTAAGGAGAAAACCAATACCGTGGCAGGTGAGAAAGCTTTTCTAATCGATAAGGGCCATCAAAGCCGAACTCAGATAAATCAAGTCGATGCCAACTACGCCTCCATGATCTGGGCGGTAGACAAGTCTGTTGGCCGTATACTTGAGTCGCTTGAAAAGCAGGGGCTAGATAAGAACACTTTGGTGGTACTAACCTCTGATAATGGTGGTTTCTCAACACGTCATCAGGGGGATGAAAGAGTAACATCGACTGCCAATCTACCACTGCGCTCTGGTAAAGGTTGGGTCTATGAAGGGGGAGTGCGTATTCCTCTGCTTATTCATCAACCCGGTCAGCAAATTCAGAGTCAGCACGATACCTTGACGACATCGGCTGATCTCTATCCAACATTGGCTAATGTTGCTGGTGCTAAGATCCCAGAGGGGATTGATGGCTCAGATATCTTCTTATTGGATGAGGAGCCTGAACTTGCTAAGCAGCGAGTCATAGTCTGGCATCATCCGCATTATCATGGCAGCGGTAACAAGCCAAGTGCCGCTATTCGTGTGGGAGATTGGAAACTATTGCATTTTTACGAGCAAGATAGGGTGGAGTTATACAACCTAAGCAATGACATCGCTGAGCAGGTCAATCTTGAGCAGTTAGAGCCTAAGCGACGAGCGCATTTACTTGCACTACTGGATGAGTGGTATCGTGATAATGATATCGAGCAAGTCAGCTTGCTTGAGTAA
- a CDS encoding sulfatase has product MTMNTRKTALCSVLVPIIIGLLQACSPTNESVTSQVVAIATEPGPESVEKAQKQPNILLLFADDLGWTDLGYRTARWDTPNIDSLKNQSLEFTRAYVASPTCSPSRASVITGQHPARLKMPRHIPDGKTELGFDKFHRATKEFHLLPTDPAQEPSRNYLPLEVTSIAEAVKPLGYYTAFSGKWHLGSEDYFPIKQGFDEQFGVSTAGHPKSYHAPFWEAYRNPYPDAPKGKNLTERLTDDVVNFINGYDKDQPFMLTNFYYSVHTPHQGPKAATQKYLDRGLDKRYANFGSMVESLDTSVGRILQALEDSGQADNTVVIFYSDQGGYFTNAPLRGGKIGGRALYEGGARVPLIVRWPGVTPNSQISEQLVLSTDILPTFVDIAGGDPSSFKELDGESIVPMLKGEVSSREHVILYRNYEDAYAAVIGKRWKLVAFVSGKTELYDLLTDPAETTDISKQQPERVAQLKQTLLEWQMDVGVNPILKRPDLL; this is encoded by the coding sequence ATGACAATGAATACCCGTAAAACAGCACTTTGTAGCGTATTAGTACCTATAATCATAGGGTTGCTACAAGCATGTTCACCAACAAACGAATCGGTTACGTCTCAGGTTGTCGCCATAGCTACTGAGCCTGGCCCTGAGTCAGTCGAAAAGGCTCAGAAACAACCTAATATTTTATTGTTGTTTGCAGATGATCTGGGCTGGACAGACTTAGGTTACCGCACGGCTCGTTGGGATACACCAAACATAGATAGTTTGAAAAATCAAAGTCTTGAGTTTACTCGGGCTTATGTTGCATCGCCCACCTGTAGCCCGAGTCGTGCCTCTGTTATCACTGGGCAACACCCCGCGAGACTGAAGATGCCAAGGCATATTCCCGATGGCAAAACTGAGCTAGGTTTTGATAAGTTTCATCGAGCGACGAAAGAGTTTCATCTGTTGCCGACAGATCCTGCTCAAGAACCCTCCAGGAACTATCTACCGCTGGAGGTGACATCCATCGCCGAAGCGGTTAAGCCTTTAGGTTATTACACAGCGTTTTCTGGGAAATGGCACCTGGGATCAGAGGATTATTTTCCAATAAAGCAGGGCTTTGATGAGCAGTTCGGAGTATCGACAGCAGGTCACCCTAAGAGTTATCACGCACCATTTTGGGAAGCATATCGTAACCCCTATCCCGATGCACCCAAAGGTAAGAATCTAACCGAACGTTTAACCGATGATGTTGTGAACTTTATCAATGGTTACGATAAAGATCAGCCCTTTATGTTGACTAATTTCTACTACTCAGTGCATACACCGCATCAAGGGCCAAAGGCGGCTACTCAAAAATATTTAGACCGAGGTTTAGATAAGAGGTATGCAAATTTCGGTAGTATGGTTGAGTCTTTAGACACCTCAGTCGGTCGTATTCTACAAGCCTTGGAAGATTCAGGACAAGCGGACAATACCGTTGTTATTTTTTACTCAGATCAAGGCGGATACTTTACCAACGCCCCTCTTCGCGGAGGCAAAATTGGAGGCAGAGCCTTGTATGAAGGCGGTGCCAGAGTGCCGCTCATAGTGCGTTGGCCTGGGGTCACACCTAACTCGCAAATATCAGAGCAGTTGGTGCTATCAACAGATATCCTACCTACATTTGTCGATATTGCCGGTGGAGACCCATCAAGTTTTAAAGAGTTGGACGGTGAAAGCATAGTACCTATGTTGAAGGGAGAGGTATCAAGTCGCGAACATGTGATCTTATATCGCAACTATGAAGATGCGTATGCTGCCGTTATTGGCAAACGTTGGAAGTTGGTTGCTTTTGTCTCTGGTAAAACTGAACTTTATGATCTGCTCACCGATCCTGCTGAAACCACTGATATCTCTAAGCAGCAACCGGAGCGTGTCGCTCAGTTAAAGCAAACCCTATTAGAGTGGCAGATGGATGTGGGAGTTAACCCAATACTTAAACGACCAGATCTGCTCTGA
- a CDS encoding cytochrome c3 family protein encodes MLRFSILIMLILSLELSASEKAQPKSNASCIGCHQPEAGHWQQSDHAKAMAIATEANVLGDFSSVDIKHYSQKAHFHRKSGKYFADISYDKTEKQQGKAKQSFEVKYSFGHYPLQQYLVETGKGKLQVLPFAWDSRPKTQGGQRWYHNYQNEEIAPNDRLHWRQPLQNWNGMCADCHSDGLKRHFSLNEQSFDTQWDNINVGCLSCHGDMSAHSQAQTTKSRSPSKLSLRDNPMHRDDKGVWKRKVEEKVATWHGEPRDNRFMETCFACHSLRSPLTDGIEAQKPFLDQFSPRFINAPSYYPDGQIKEEVYVYGSFMQSKMQAAGVNCLDCHDSHTMKLKAEGNNLCLQCHSPAHFNTQEHLHHKAGTAGSQCVDCHMPQTRYMGVDDRRDHSFSIPRPTLSKQTSSPNACNRCHQDKDSSWAAAQLKDWFGGEKQLAPNQLALISLRAGEAISPIAHTKIIDDTSIAAIIRASAIELLPMTHDTANVSWYQSLLTSSEPLIRLAAAEQGYLLPDNIRAQVLSPLLNDPLRSVRVAAARTLSADTKLKATQELTFSNEVSSWRGEGRLNLALQHLAIGQWEKAETQLIASIATDPYFDPSYINLADIYRATGQTSKANNTFKEGLLHNPNSSGLHYGLGLHLIRAKDYLAAEKYLENAATLAPQNVQYQYVYLVALDHNGKTTDALDYLKRYFSSYPAHPQLIDTGISFARKQGHLSMLNYLQQLKNTK; translated from the coding sequence GTGCTGCGTTTCTCTATTCTCATCATGCTAATCTTATCCCTTGAGCTCTCTGCCTCAGAAAAAGCGCAGCCAAAAAGTAATGCTAGCTGCATCGGCTGCCACCAACCGGAAGCTGGCCATTGGCAACAATCTGATCATGCTAAAGCGATGGCAATTGCAACTGAAGCCAATGTACTGGGCGATTTTTCCTCAGTCGACATCAAGCACTATAGCCAGAAAGCTCATTTTCACCGCAAGAGTGGAAAATACTTTGCCGATATCAGCTATGACAAAACTGAAAAGCAGCAGGGTAAAGCTAAACAAAGCTTTGAGGTAAAATACAGCTTTGGCCACTACCCCTTGCAGCAGTATCTGGTTGAGACAGGCAAAGGAAAGCTACAGGTGTTGCCATTTGCATGGGACAGCCGACCAAAAACTCAAGGTGGACAGAGGTGGTACCATAACTATCAAAATGAGGAGATCGCTCCCAACGACAGACTACATTGGAGACAACCACTACAGAACTGGAATGGCATGTGCGCTGATTGTCATTCTGACGGACTCAAACGACACTTCTCTTTAAATGAGCAATCTTTCGATACCCAATGGGATAATATCAATGTCGGTTGCCTATCCTGCCACGGGGATATGTCGGCCCATAGCCAAGCGCAAACAACCAAGAGTCGTAGCCCAAGTAAGTTATCACTCCGCGATAACCCCATGCATAGAGACGATAAAGGAGTATGGAAACGAAAAGTCGAGGAAAAGGTAGCCACTTGGCACGGAGAGCCCAGAGATAACCGCTTTATGGAAACCTGCTTCGCCTGCCACTCCCTAAGATCGCCACTAACCGACGGAATAGAAGCGCAAAAGCCGTTTCTGGATCAATTCTCCCCTAGATTTATCAATGCCCCCAGCTATTATCCTGACGGCCAAATTAAGGAGGAGGTCTATGTGTATGGCTCCTTTATGCAGAGCAAGATGCAAGCTGCTGGCGTCAACTGCCTAGATTGCCATGATAGCCATACCATGAAACTTAAAGCTGAAGGGAATAATCTCTGCCTGCAGTGCCATAGCCCAGCGCACTTTAATACTCAAGAGCACCTTCACCACAAAGCGGGAACCGCCGGCAGCCAATGTGTCGATTGCCATATGCCGCAAACTCGCTATATGGGCGTTGATGATAGACGAGACCATAGCTTTAGTATTCCGCGCCCTACATTGAGCAAACAAACGAGCTCGCCTAATGCCTGTAATCGTTGCCATCAAGATAAAGACTCCAGCTGGGCAGCTGCACAATTAAAAGATTGGTTTGGCGGTGAAAAACAGCTAGCGCCAAACCAGCTTGCACTCATCTCCCTTAGAGCTGGGGAGGCAATCTCCCCAATCGCCCACACAAAGATAATCGATGACACAAGTATTGCAGCTATCATCCGTGCCAGTGCAATCGAGCTACTACCTATGACCCATGATACCGCCAACGTTAGCTGGTATCAGTCCCTACTCACCTCATCAGAGCCACTTATCCGTTTAGCTGCAGCGGAGCAAGGCTACCTGTTGCCTGATAATATTCGAGCACAGGTACTATCCCCTTTATTAAACGATCCACTACGCTCTGTTCGTGTCGCAGCAGCAAGAACCCTTAGCGCTGATACAAAGCTAAAGGCAACTCAAGAGCTAACCTTTTCTAATGAAGTCAGCAGTTGGCGAGGAGAGGGAAGATTGAATCTGGCACTACAACATCTGGCAATTGGCCAATGGGAGAAAGCAGAAACCCAGCTTATCGCCAGCATTGCCACCGACCCCTACTTCGATCCAAGCTATATTAATCTGGCAGATATCTACCGAGCAACCGGACAAACCAGTAAGGCCAATAACACCTTTAAAGAGGGGCTATTACATAACCCTAACTCTTCGGGCCTACATTATGGATTAGGTTTACACCTCATCAGAGCTAAAGATTATTTAGCTGCTGAGAAGTACCTTGAGAACGCAGCCACACTAGCCCCTCAAAATGTGCAATATCAATATGTCTATCTGGTGGCATTAGATCACAACGGCAAAACGACTGACGCCTTGGACTACCTTAAACGATATTTCTCAAGTTATCCCGCTCATCCACAACTTATCGATACAGGCATTAGCTTTGCCCGAAAACAGGGTCACTTGAGCATGCTTAACTACCTGCAACAGTTGAAAAATACCAAATGA
- a CDS encoding alpha-1,3-galactosidase-related protein has protein sequence MQRRTFIKSISAMMATSTTLGCVSNSLATEKHVSITDFGLRPNSGDDAIPALQKALAYCKKHPGTSLIFPLGRYDFWSTKADRDFYYISNNDDGIKPVAFPLTEFKNLIIDGQGSRFVFHGGMVPVIVRESSGITLKNFSVDWDVPFHCEGIVEAVNKKESYVDLKIKDGFSYKVENGRFIFVGEGFENPVIKNLLEFDTKRQKQAYMARDNFQREIQPVTTEIRPGVLRLQGKYPTWPKVGNTLLLMQERRDWPAFSVQDTKNTWLENIDIHHSGAMGVIAQLADGIKLDNVNIHPKDGSGRTVSTTVDATHFINCKGHVVLKDCLFQGQIDDGTNVHGMYARVAEIHDSNTITFELVHYQQLGIDIFKPGSKVNFSDSVLNVFHDNVVDKTVRQDAKYWTVSFKEPLDTALKVDDVLDNMTWQPDHVMISGCRFTGNRARGALLTVSGKIIVENNYFSTPMMAIKIGSGGLKWYESGPVESVEIRNNIFDNCNYAKDSSAIDIVPGRKSKATTPYHQNVKIYQNEFRVYNERVLTTSRTQGISFVSNKIVKTSEYPERKSAFAPIHVERSSNFVYQGNDFIGFGHSELLFIDGQLVSGSGKLEGEG, from the coding sequence ATGCAAAGACGTACTTTTATTAAATCTATCTCCGCCATGATGGCTACATCGACCACGCTTGGTTGTGTATCAAACTCCTTGGCGACTGAAAAACATGTATCAATCACAGATTTTGGACTTAGACCAAACTCGGGCGATGACGCTATTCCTGCGCTACAAAAGGCGCTGGCATATTGTAAAAAACATCCTGGTACTTCCCTTATATTTCCTTTGGGACGATATGACTTTTGGAGTACCAAGGCAGATAGAGATTTCTATTATATCTCCAACAACGATGACGGTATTAAGCCAGTGGCTTTTCCGCTGACAGAGTTTAAAAACTTGATCATAGATGGTCAGGGATCCCGTTTCGTTTTTCATGGCGGCATGGTGCCTGTCATTGTTCGTGAATCTAGCGGCATTACCTTGAAAAATTTCTCTGTGGATTGGGATGTGCCATTTCACTGTGAAGGTATTGTCGAAGCGGTGAATAAAAAGGAGAGCTATGTCGATCTTAAGATTAAAGATGGTTTTAGCTACAAGGTCGAGAATGGACGTTTTATTTTTGTGGGGGAAGGTTTTGAAAACCCTGTGATTAAAAACTTGCTGGAGTTTGATACTAAACGACAGAAGCAAGCTTATATGGCCCGAGACAATTTTCAGCGTGAGATCCAACCTGTGACGACCGAGATCCGCCCTGGTGTATTGCGTTTACAAGGTAAGTATCCCACTTGGCCCAAGGTGGGCAATACTCTGCTTCTTATGCAGGAGAGGCGAGATTGGCCCGCTTTTTCAGTGCAGGACACCAAAAATACTTGGCTGGAGAATATTGATATCCACCACTCTGGCGCCATGGGCGTCATCGCTCAGCTTGCGGACGGTATTAAACTGGATAATGTGAATATTCACCCAAAAGATGGCAGTGGACGTACGGTTTCTACTACCGTCGATGCGACACATTTTATCAACTGTAAAGGACATGTCGTCCTCAAAGATTGTCTGTTCCAGGGCCAGATTGATGATGGCACAAATGTGCATGGTATGTATGCCAGGGTTGCAGAGATACATGACTCGAACACAATCACGTTTGAGTTGGTACATTATCAGCAGCTAGGGATCGATATCTTTAAACCTGGTAGTAAAGTGAACTTCAGCGACAGTGTCTTGAATGTTTTCCATGACAATGTTGTCGATAAAACCGTGCGTCAAGATGCCAAGTATTGGACTGTGAGCTTTAAAGAGCCGCTAGATACAGCACTTAAGGTAGATGATGTGTTGGATAATATGACCTGGCAACCTGACCACGTGATGATAAGCGGTTGCAGATTTACTGGTAACCGAGCACGAGGTGCCCTGTTGACCGTCTCTGGGAAGATCATTGTTGAGAACAACTATTTCAGTACGCCTATGATGGCGATAAAGATAGGTTCGGGCGGACTAAAGTGGTACGAGTCTGGGCCAGTTGAGTCGGTCGAGATCCGTAATAATATCTTCGATAACTGTAACTATGCTAAAGACAGCTCTGCCATCGATATTGTTCCAGGTAGAAAGAGTAAAGCGACCACTCCCTATCACCAGAATGTGAAGATCTATCAAAATGAGTTCCGGGTTTATAACGAGCGAGTTCTCACTACCAGCCGTACTCAAGGGATCTCCTTTGTGAGTAACAAGATAGTGAAAACCAGTGAGTACCCTGAAAGGAAGAGTGCTTTTGCACCCATTCATGTTGAGCGTTCCAGTAATTTTGTGTATCAGGGCAATGATTTTATTGGTTTTGGACACAGTGAGCTTCTCTTTATCGATGGTCAGCTTGTCTCTGGTAGCGGAAAGCTGGAGGGGGAGGGGTAA
- a CDS encoding sulfatase family protein yields the protein MSLITSLRWSLMGLMLGSSAIAAQQTPPNVVIVLADDMGFGHVAMNLDLATADSYNPQNLKRDSQRHKPELARSYAKKATPTLTQLANEGVRFTNAYVPSPLCGPSRAALMTGRYPQRFGIYNNADVKAAGLPVEENVLANNFRKAGYRTGAVGKWHLTKGEKKASYTLAQHPLDRGFDFFFGFDRSGTPYYDSKILELNRKPVKAEGYLTDQLTNHAIDFINQDKSKPFFLYMAYNAVHGPLNKAAPKEYQAPFNSGDRYLDYFYSYLYALDQGVAKIIKQLDSNGQLDNTIIMFLSDNGAPGGKPFPLPANAPFTGYKGQVWQGGTRVPVVIWGPKALVNGGRVDDAVISSMDLIPTALAAAGVDLSDNLDGNNLLPKLKRVEEDERQLFWASQLSHHWGFIRDAKGKKIDDKSTAEPAWAVRSGEWMLRYWADSKKTELFNVSTDHAEHHDIANKHPQVVKQLTADYKVWFDTLAKPAGWDKRYWEQLEVK from the coding sequence ATGAGTTTAATAACCTCCTTACGCTGGAGCTTGATGGGTCTGATGCTTGGTAGCTCAGCTATAGCAGCGCAGCAGACACCGCCCAATGTTGTCATCGTGTTGGCTGATGACATGGGATTTGGTCATGTGGCCATGAACCTGGACTTGGCAACAGCTGATAGCTATAACCCTCAAAATCTTAAACGGGATAGTCAGCGTCATAAACCAGAGCTTGCTCGTTCTTACGCAAAAAAAGCGACGCCAACCTTAACTCAATTAGCCAATGAAGGGGTTCGCTTTACTAATGCTTATGTTCCTAGCCCATTATGCGGTCCTAGCCGAGCAGCCTTGATGACTGGTCGCTACCCGCAAAGGTTTGGTATATATAATAATGCAGATGTTAAGGCTGCTGGTTTACCCGTTGAGGAAAATGTACTGGCAAACAACTTCCGTAAAGCGGGTTACCGTACTGGCGCTGTTGGTAAGTGGCATCTGACAAAGGGAGAGAAAAAAGCCTCTTATACGTTAGCTCAGCACCCGCTAGATCGTGGGTTCGATTTCTTTTTCGGTTTTGACCGTTCAGGCACCCCCTATTATGACTCCAAAATTCTCGAACTTAATCGTAAACCTGTGAAGGCTGAAGGCTATCTGACCGATCAGCTGACCAATCATGCTATTGATTTCATTAACCAAGACAAGAGTAAGCCTTTCTTCCTCTATATGGCTTATAACGCCGTACACGGCCCCTTAAATAAGGCAGCTCCCAAAGAGTATCAGGCACCTTTTAACAGTGGTGATCGATATCTGGATTATTTCTACTCCTACCTCTACGCGTTAGATCAAGGAGTGGCCAAAATTATCAAGCAGTTGGACAGTAATGGTCAGCTAGACAACACCATCATCATGTTTCTAAGTGACAATGGTGCGCCGGGTGGTAAGCCTTTCCCTCTACCTGCCAATGCCCCTTTTACCGGTTATAAGGGACAGGTATGGCAAGGCGGTACTAGGGTTCCTGTCGTCATTTGGGGGCCTAAAGCCTTAGTTAATGGTGGGCGTGTTGATGATGCCGTTATCTCTTCAATGGATTTGATACCGACTGCTCTCGCAGCTGCTGGTGTGGATTTATCAGACAATCTTGATGGAAACAATTTACTGCCTAAGCTGAAGAGGGTTGAAGAGGATGAGCGTCAGCTTTTCTGGGCAAGTCAGTTGTCTCATCACTGGGGATTCATTCGTGATGCCAAGGGGAAGAAGATTGATGACAAATCCACCGCAGAGCCTGCTTGGGCCGTCAGAAGTGGTGAGTGGATGCTTAGATATTGGGCCGATAGCAAGAAGACTGAGCTGTTTAATGTGAGTACAGATCATGCTGAGCACCACGATATTGCCAATAAGCATCCTCAAGTTGTGAAGCAACTGACTGCGGATTACAAAGTCTGGTTTGATACGTTGGCAAAGCCAGCTGGCTGGGACAAACGTTATTGGGAGCAGCTAGAAGTTAAGTAA
- a CDS encoding sulfatase family protein, with the protein MGRLLLASVLVCLLPFSSSQAQDNLLFIMTDEMKWNVMGVAGHPVVKTPNLDRLASEGTYYKTAYTVAPICSPSRRSFFTSRYTHVHGVIDNSKQALANDGEVDLQTILKHQGYRTAISGKLHFYPEWHDWGFDEFWARSSEGPNRLETYRQYMVAKHGDDAFKPIKGSVTYPKDPLGHDLGRYRFGKEDFETYWLTDKALDYLARKEKKPFFLFLSYNEPHSPYMVTEPYASMYDPKTLPVPVIPASAKAERKVALEKKIKGKSRHLIDDEQMMRDLTAQYLGHVSNVDDNVGRVLSYLDSSGLADNTIVVFTADHGNMLGDHGKWFKGVMHEGSSRIPLIIRAGKHTRYAKVMNRGRVVEQVVESIDVMPTLLEMLDIKAPRGMQGESLLSLTAGEAKNWKNRAFSQRSDFMFIEGDFKLIMPAKAGKKGKLELYNLANDPLENHNLAGMTEYQAKVKSMQQSIQVWQADKPAPIRVEGLTPPEHLFNSELLRNKHSQSFKAMMFNHPKRFKDESKTVKSSAGE; encoded by the coding sequence ATGGGACGTTTATTACTCGCTTCTGTCCTAGTGTGTTTGCTGCCCTTTAGTAGCTCACAAGCTCAAGATAATTTACTGTTTATCATGACAGATGAGATGAAGTGGAACGTGATGGGCGTGGCGGGACACCCTGTTGTGAAAACCCCAAATCTGGATAGGCTTGCATCAGAGGGCACCTATTATAAAACCGCTTATACAGTGGCTCCAATCTGTTCACCATCACGACGATCTTTTTTTACCTCACGCTATACCCATGTCCATGGGGTCATAGATAACAGTAAACAGGCCTTAGCCAATGATGGAGAGGTTGATCTACAGACAATACTGAAACACCAAGGTTACCGCACCGCGATATCGGGGAAGCTGCATTTCTATCCTGAGTGGCACGATTGGGGGTTCGATGAGTTTTGGGCACGTAGCAGCGAAGGCCCAAATCGTTTGGAAACCTATCGTCAGTATATGGTGGCTAAACATGGTGATGATGCATTTAAGCCTATTAAAGGCAGCGTCACCTACCCAAAGGATCCTCTAGGCCATGATTTGGGGCGATACAGATTCGGTAAAGAGGATTTTGAGACCTATTGGTTGACGGACAAAGCGTTGGATTATCTGGCCAGAAAGGAGAAGAAGCCTTTTTTCTTATTTTTAAGTTATAACGAGCCCCATAGCCCCTACATGGTAACTGAGCCTTATGCGTCCATGTATGACCCAAAAACCTTGCCAGTGCCTGTGATCCCTGCAAGTGCTAAAGCCGAGCGCAAAGTGGCGCTGGAAAAGAAGATAAAAGGTAAGTCTCGCCATCTGATTGATGATGAGCAGATGATGCGGGACTTAACGGCTCAATATCTCGGCCATGTGTCTAATGTAGATGACAATGTGGGGCGAGTACTGAGTTACTTAGATAGCTCAGGGCTCGCTGACAATACCATAGTGGTTTTTACTGCAGATCACGGCAATATGCTTGGTGACCATGGTAAGTGGTTTAAAGGCGTCATGCATGAAGGCTCAAGTCGTATTCCATTGATTATTCGCGCAGGTAAGCACACCCGTTATGCCAAGGTAATGAATCGCGGTAGGGTGGTTGAGCAAGTGGTGGAGAGTATCGATGTTATGCCGACCCTATTGGAGATGCTTGATATCAAGGCGCCGAGGGGCATGCAGGGAGAATCTCTACTTTCCCTCACTGCCGGAGAGGCTAAAAATTGGAAAAATAGGGCATTCTCTCAACGCTCCGACTTTATGTTCATAGAGGGGGATTTTAAGCTCATTATGCCAGCCAAAGCGGGCAAGAAAGGGAAGCTTGAGTTATACAATTTAGCTAATGATCCCCTTGAAAATCATAATTTGGCAGGGATGACCGAGTATCAAGCTAAGGTCAAATCGATGCAGCAAAGCATACAGGTTTGGCAAGCCGATAAACCAGCCCCAATCCGTGTAGAGGGATTAACGCCACCAGAGCATCTATTTAATTCAGAGCTATTACGAAACAAACACAGCCAATCGTTTAAAGCCATGATGTTTAATCATCCAAAGCGTTTTAAGGATGAGAGCAAAACAGTAAAGAGCAGTGCCGGAGAGTAA
- a CDS encoding MetS family NSS transporter small subunit, which yields MSTGALIMMTLALLITWGGAGVCIAIAMKKSKT from the coding sequence ATGAGTACTGGCGCCTTAATCATGATGACATTAGCACTACTGATAACCTGGGGCGGCGCAGGGGTATGCATCGCTATTGCGATGAAAAAATCCAAAACTTAA